In one window of Kitasatospora sp. MMS16-BH015 DNA:
- a CDS encoding exonuclease domain-containing protein yields MTPRRESLARYGSPHWYEAPLASFDTETTGVDVEHDRIVSASLVLQAAPGAPAETLSWLTDPGVPIPESARAVHGISDAQVRAHGRPPRTVVAEIARALAEQARAGVPLVVMNAPYDLTLLDRELRRHRAVSLAELLDGAELLVLDPWVLDRHVDRHRPGRRTLGDLCAHYGVELTGAHDATADAVAALELTRTLGARHPEQLGRLSPTELQLRQTVWHAAQRRAPLSRPDRPERADFDWPLRHVA; encoded by the coding sequence ATGACACCCAGGCGCGAATCCCTGGCACGGTACGGATCCCCCCACTGGTACGAGGCCCCGCTCGCCTCCTTCGACACCGAGACCACCGGCGTGGACGTGGAGCACGACCGGATCGTCTCCGCCTCCCTGGTGCTCCAGGCCGCGCCCGGCGCGCCCGCCGAGACGCTGAGCTGGCTGACCGACCCGGGGGTGCCGATCCCGGAGAGCGCCCGGGCGGTGCACGGGATCAGCGACGCGCAGGTGCGGGCGCACGGCCGGCCGCCCCGCACGGTGGTGGCGGAGATCGCCCGTGCGCTGGCCGAGCAGGCCCGGGCCGGGGTGCCGCTGGTGGTGATGAACGCCCCGTACGACCTGACCCTGCTGGACCGTGAGCTGCGCCGGCACCGGGCGGTCTCGCTGGCCGAGCTGTTGGACGGCGCCGAGCTGCTGGTGCTGGACCCGTGGGTGCTGGACCGGCACGTGGACCGGCACCGGCCGGGCCGCCGCACCCTCGGCGACCTCTGCGCGCACTACGGGGTGGAGCTGACCGGCGCGCACGACGCCACCGCCGACGCGGTGGCCGCCCTGGAGCTGACCCGGACGCTGGGCGCCCGCCACCCCGAGCAGCTGGGCCGGCTCTCCCCCACCGAGCTGCAACTGCGGCAGACCGTCTGGCACGCGGCGCAGCGCCGGGCCCCGCTGAGCCGGCCGGACCGCCCGGAGCGGGCGGACTTCGACTGGCCGTTGCGGCACGTGGCCTGA